A window of the Chitinivorax tropicus genome harbors these coding sequences:
- a CDS encoding T6SS immunity protein Tli4 family protein, whose translation MRKNYFRLGLYLCGLIWFPSTSLQAAPINKGITDNMEKQTVCLGRYLIDLPKEINLVGNWAEKFAGYKLETNIKTRQQFDSDLNDMRKNLDQSPHRKDPSRLKLFNETKSGNIVAYWEHDFSNVAYILEGHAWHEGVHYKLSTYASRSRFENTVNELRKVLPKIEYRAEHELPAKDGLCIRHGLVAGQFEKNEGVEIQESIKARFQLKHHPDFYLSLSSDSNYSKLEEGLLARWSKAQGSLLGMFASLATGVSTLRKGEHPVSELPGEEVLITAPGERGGRFQQFTWETPGKPESVMYPQIQISLESGFNPANTGPSKIQSSLSDEAAMKLFDEIVGSLRLRPVTAAGTKQQSDAADLFPIDTLVASGQPCPRTGTWRCSERNEDVEGGHNRVFEQGELLPAVILLGKPNLFGKRPVQTNWPTVWRLVSAPEDSQPE comes from the coding sequence ATGAGAAAAAATTACTTCCGCCTTGGGCTATACCTATGTGGCTTGATTTGGTTTCCTTCAACCTCATTGCAAGCTGCTCCTATCAACAAAGGAATAACTGACAATATGGAAAAACAGACCGTTTGCCTTGGCCGATATTTGATTGATCTTCCCAAGGAAATAAACCTTGTTGGCAATTGGGCTGAAAAATTTGCCGGTTACAAACTTGAGACCAATATAAAAACACGCCAGCAATTTGATTCAGATTTAAATGACATGCGGAAAAATCTTGACCAAAGCCCACATCGAAAAGACCCATCTCGACTAAAGCTATTTAACGAAACCAAATCTGGCAATATTGTGGCATATTGGGAACATGATTTCAGCAATGTGGCATATATTCTGGAAGGGCATGCCTGGCATGAAGGTGTTCATTATAAGCTCAGCACCTATGCCAGTCGCAGTCGGTTTGAAAACACTGTCAATGAATTGAGAAAGGTGCTCCCAAAAATCGAATATAGAGCGGAGCATGAATTGCCCGCAAAAGACGGTTTATGTATACGCCATGGACTAGTAGCTGGGCAATTTGAGAAGAATGAAGGTGTGGAAATACAGGAATCCATCAAAGCACGGTTTCAACTCAAGCATCACCCAGATTTTTACCTCAGCCTTTCCAGTGACTCCAATTACTCAAAACTGGAAGAAGGACTGTTGGCACGTTGGAGCAAAGCCCAAGGCTCGTTGCTGGGGATGTTTGCCTCACTTGCCACGGGGGTCAGCACCTTACGTAAAGGCGAGCACCCGGTGAGCGAACTGCCAGGGGAGGAAGTATTGATCACTGCGCCAGGAGAGCGCGGCGGGCGTTTTCAGCAATTCACGTGGGAAACGCCCGGCAAGCCTGAATCAGTCATGTACCCACAGATCCAAATATCGCTAGAGAGTGGCTTCAATCCAGCTAATACCGGGCCAAGCAAGATTCAATCCAGTTTGAGTGATGAAGCCGCTATGAAGCTGTTCGACGAGATCGTGGGCAGTCTGCGCCTTAGACCGGTCACAGCAGCAGGCACCAAACAGCAGTCGGACGCAGCAGACCTGTTTCCCATCGACACCTTGGTTGCCAGCGGCCAGCCCTGCCCGCGAACCGGCACCTGGCGGTGTAGTGAGCGCAATGAGGATGTCGAGGGTGGGCACAATCGTGTATTTGAGCAAGGCGAGCTGCTGCCAGCTGTGATCCTGCTGGGCAAGCCCAACCTGTTTGGCAAACGGCCAGTGCAGACAAATTGGCCAACCGTCTGGCGCTTGGTATCCGCCCCAGAGGACAGTCAGCCGGAGTAG
- a CDS encoding polyhydroxyalkanoic acid system family protein yields MAHISIERQHQLPLEKARQLVQQAAEQLKKDVGLDYRWSGDALHFDRPGVSGQFQVNDKHVKVDVKLGLLLSGLKGKIEQELAQYLDQYLK; encoded by the coding sequence ATGGCACACATTTCAATCGAACGACAACACCAGCTGCCACTGGAAAAAGCCCGACAACTCGTTCAACAAGCAGCAGAACAATTGAAGAAAGATGTCGGCCTGGATTACCGCTGGTCGGGCGATGCCCTGCACTTCGACCGACCCGGTGTCTCAGGTCAGTTCCAAGTCAACGACAAGCACGTCAAAGTCGATGTAAAGCTGGGCCTGCTGCTGTCTGGCTTGAAGGGTAAGATCGAGCAGGAGCTGGCGCAGTATCTGGACCAATATTTGAAATAG
- a CDS encoding SDR family oxidoreductase, translated as MSYFVTGATGFIGRHLIPLLMARSQDTIYVLVRESSQSKLEELKAKWGDTQGQIVPVIGDVTQPQLGIKTTELKRLKGKVKHLMHLAAIYDLKASAEEQQQANVEGTRNAAHFAEGVKAGCFHLVSSIAAAGLYEGIFREDMFDEAENLQHPYFRTKHDSEAIIRKEYKGAWRIYRPGLVVGDSKTGEIDKIDGPYYFFKLIQKYRRLLPPWMPTIGIDGGRINLVPVDFVVKAIDHIAHVEGQHGKCFHLTDPEPYRVGEILDIFARAAHAPHIAVRLNTALFGFIPPMIKQGMMMLTPIRRIRDVVMRDLGLPPDIMRFVNYPARFDNRDAAALLKPAGIKVPRLEDYAWVLWDYWERHLDPDLHIDRSLHGAAKGKTVLITGGSQGIGLAAALKIAQAGGKLILVARDPEKLALAKAEIEALGATVATYGCDLSNLDEIDAMLKQVLDDHGGVDILINNAGRSIRRGIEHSYDRFHDYQRTMQLNYFGCLRLTMGLLPHMVARKKGHVINISSIGVLTNAPRFSAYVASKAALDAFTRCAASEFADKGIEFTTINMPLVKTAMTAPTKLYQNVPMATPDEAADLVAQAIIYRPQRIATKLGIFAQVVHALLPKVSQVIMNTSYRMFGESDAALGKQEGGSASMTPDQIAFTQIMKGIYM; from the coding sequence ATGTCGTACTTCGTGACGGGAGCTACAGGCTTCATTGGGAGACATTTGATTCCGCTATTGATGGCCCGCTCGCAGGACACCATCTACGTTCTTGTACGCGAATCGTCACAGAGCAAGCTGGAGGAGCTCAAAGCAAAATGGGGCGATACCCAAGGCCAGATCGTGCCGGTGATCGGTGATGTCACGCAGCCCCAGTTGGGGATCAAGACCACTGAACTCAAAAGGCTTAAAGGCAAGGTCAAGCACCTGATGCACTTGGCGGCCATCTACGATCTCAAAGCCTCGGCGGAGGAACAGCAACAGGCCAATGTGGAAGGCACGCGGAATGCCGCCCATTTTGCCGAGGGGGTGAAAGCCGGGTGCTTCCATCTGGTCAGCTCGATAGCCGCTGCGGGGCTGTATGAGGGAATCTTCCGTGAAGATATGTTCGATGAGGCGGAGAATCTGCAACATCCCTATTTCCGCACCAAACATGATTCCGAAGCCATCATCCGCAAGGAATACAAGGGCGCATGGCGTATCTACCGCCCTGGCTTGGTGGTGGGGGACTCCAAAACCGGTGAAATCGACAAGATCGATGGGCCATACTATTTTTTCAAGTTGATCCAGAAATACCGCAGATTGCTCCCCCCTTGGATGCCCACGATCGGTATCGATGGCGGACGTATCAACCTGGTGCCAGTGGATTTCGTCGTCAAGGCCATCGACCACATCGCCCATGTGGAAGGGCAGCATGGCAAGTGCTTCCACCTGACCGATCCTGAGCCGTATCGTGTTGGGGAGATTCTTGACATCTTTGCCCGCGCCGCCCATGCGCCACATATTGCTGTGCGGCTGAACACAGCCTTGTTCGGCTTCATTCCGCCTATGATCAAGCAAGGCATGATGATGCTGACCCCGATCCGGCGCATTCGGGATGTTGTGATGCGTGACCTGGGGCTGCCGCCAGACATCATGCGGTTTGTGAATTATCCAGCGCGGTTTGACAATCGTGATGCGGCAGCATTGTTGAAACCAGCAGGCATCAAGGTGCCGAGGCTGGAAGATTATGCCTGGGTGCTATGGGATTATTGGGAACGTCATCTGGATCCTGATCTGCACATTGATCGCTCTTTACACGGCGCTGCCAAAGGCAAGACGGTGCTCATCACCGGCGGCTCACAAGGGATCGGGTTGGCCGCTGCACTGAAGATCGCGCAAGCAGGTGGAAAGCTGATCCTGGTGGCGCGTGACCCCGAGAAACTCGCGCTGGCCAAAGCGGAAATCGAAGCATTGGGTGCGACGGTGGCAACCTATGGCTGCGATTTGTCCAATCTGGACGAGATTGATGCCATGCTCAAGCAAGTATTGGATGACCACGGTGGGGTGGATATCCTGATCAATAACGCGGGGCGCTCGATCCGGCGTGGGATCGAGCATTCTTATGACCGTTTCCATGATTACCAGCGCACCATGCAGCTCAACTACTTTGGCTGCCTGCGACTGACGATGGGGCTGTTGCCACACATGGTGGCGCGTAAGAAAGGCCATGTCATCAATATCTCATCCATCGGCGTGCTGACCAATGCGCCACGCTTCTCGGCCTATGTTGCCTCTAAAGCAGCGTTGGATGCATTCACCCGTTGCGCGGCATCTGAATTTGCCGATAAGGGGATCGAGTTCACTACCATCAATATGCCACTGGTGAAGACCGCGATGACCGCACCGACCAAGCTCTATCAGAACGTGCCAATGGCCACACCGGATGAAGCGGCAGATCTGGTCGCACAAGCCATCATCTATCGCCCCCAGCGGATCGCAACCAAGTTGGGGATCTTTGCTCAAGTGGTGCATGCACTTTTACCCAAAGTCAGCCAAGTCATCATGAACACCTCATATCGGATGTTCGGTGAATCAGATGCCGCATTGGGCAAGCAGGAGGGGGGCAGTGCCAGTATGACGCCGGATCAGATTGCCTTTACGCAGATCATGAAGGGTATCTATATGTGA
- a CDS encoding WS/DGAT/MGAT family O-acyltransferase, translating to MIWNLNGPEKRSMSAVDTAWLRMDRRTNLMMIVGILIFESPLPIDEFKQLLETRFLKYRRFRQCPVGSGTSYYWEDALDFHLDNHVSRVSLTDRATHADLQDFVSELASSKLDDRHPLWHFHLVEDFEGGTALVARIHHCYADGIALIQVLLGMTDGAVATRRKRKAQDDEQDGDLWNRLYRPFAGAVTGAVKFYWDVIEGTIDLVKSPSKLMKYTSLGLGITSDAAKVLSMSNDPHTSLKGELTDRKRCVWAEPLDLNEVKLIGKALDCTINDVLLASVAGALRNYLLSRGDVVDGQDIRAFVPVNMRPTNKMDRLGNYFGLVALSLPIGIANPFARLYELKRRMEELKHSHEAVVALGLLGVAGALPNVVQQFSFDLLTKKASAVMTNVPGPKEPIFMIGSQLKDIMFWVPSSGEIGMGVSILSYNGQIRFGVIADSHLVPDPENIVNRLQSEFDKLLYGTLLNSWEQPLSPVVIEQEIHDWITVQELESVLEAVSQGK from the coding sequence ATGATCTGGAACCTCAATGGTCCGGAAAAGCGGAGTATGTCTGCCGTCGATACCGCCTGGCTGCGCATGGACAGGCGGACCAATCTGATGATGATCGTGGGCATTCTGATATTCGAATCCCCACTGCCTATTGATGAATTCAAACAGCTGCTGGAAACCCGCTTTCTGAAATACCGTCGATTCCGTCAATGCCCTGTTGGCAGCGGCACGTCGTATTACTGGGAGGATGCGCTTGATTTCCACCTTGATAACCATGTCAGCCGAGTCTCGTTGACCGACCGGGCCACGCATGCCGATCTGCAGGATTTCGTCTCGGAGCTAGCCAGCAGCAAGCTGGATGATCGGCACCCACTGTGGCATTTCCACCTGGTTGAGGACTTTGAAGGCGGAACGGCACTGGTCGCCAGGATTCACCATTGCTATGCAGACGGTATTGCCTTGATCCAGGTATTGCTGGGCATGACAGATGGTGCCGTAGCCACCAGGAGAAAACGGAAAGCACAGGATGACGAGCAGGATGGAGACCTGTGGAATCGCTTGTATCGCCCTTTTGCAGGTGCAGTGACGGGCGCAGTCAAGTTCTACTGGGATGTGATCGAGGGAACCATCGACTTGGTCAAATCACCCTCAAAGCTGATGAAATACACCAGCCTGGGCCTGGGTATCACCTCAGATGCTGCAAAGGTGCTCAGCATGTCCAACGACCCTCACACCAGTCTCAAGGGCGAGCTGACTGATCGCAAACGATGCGTCTGGGCCGAGCCATTGGATCTGAACGAGGTCAAGCTGATCGGCAAGGCGCTCGACTGCACCATCAACGATGTGCTGCTGGCCAGCGTGGCAGGCGCGTTGCGTAATTACCTGCTGTCACGCGGCGACGTGGTGGATGGTCAGGATATCCGCGCATTTGTCCCGGTCAATATGCGCCCCACCAACAAGATGGATCGCCTGGGCAATTACTTCGGGCTGGTAGCGCTATCGTTGCCGATCGGCATCGCCAACCCCTTTGCGCGCCTGTACGAGCTGAAGCGTCGCATGGAAGAGCTGAAACACTCACATGAAGCTGTTGTCGCACTGGGCTTGCTGGGCGTGGCAGGTGCCTTGCCGAATGTGGTGCAACAATTTTCGTTCGATCTGCTGACCAAAAAAGCATCGGCAGTGATGACCAATGTACCCGGCCCCAAAGAGCCGATCTTCATGATCGGCAGTCAATTGAAGGACATCATGTTCTGGGTGCCCTCGTCCGGTGAGATCGGCATGGGGGTCAGCATTCTGAGCTATAACGGACAGATCCGCTTTGGTGTCATTGCTGACAGCCATCTGGTGCCTGATCCAGAAAATATCGTCAACCGCCTGCAGAGTGAATTTGACAAACTATTGTATGGCACGTTGTTGAACTCATGGGAGCAACCACTCTCCCCTGTGGTCATCGAGCAGGAGATCCATGACTGGATTACCGTTCAGGAGCTGGAATCGGTACTGGAGGCGGTCAGCCAAGGCAAATAA
- a CDS encoding EAL domain-containing protein, with protein sequence MSELRVLVVEDSEDDALLMLLQLKRGGYQVTHRRVDTPDAMLQALADQWDLVMSDYTMPRFSCPAALTLFTEAGLDCPFIVVTGTIGEESAVALMKMGVSDFVLKTNLPRLSSVVERELREAELRRAKKRAEEALRISEERYKLAMAGANDGLWDWNVVDDSMYFSSRWKHMLGYEDPEIGESVDEWQSRLHPAERQSFRTKLISHLKGLTPHFEIEHRMLHKTSGYRWMLTRGLAVRDEYGRAYRMAGSQTDITERKRAEEQLLHDAFHDGLTGLPNRALFSDLLAFSLEHRQRNDAYLSAVLFLNMERFRYVNDSFGHRIGDQFLIEIASRIRSVLRPGDAAARFGGDEFAVLMDDVRDPAEATRFAEILQSVLGRPLGLGGHEFFPGCSIGVTFSSGGYISPEDMLRDADTAMHRARKRGKKKMEVFDATMHDSAVTTLQLEHELRRAVERREFKVFYQPIVDLKTGRLASFEALIRWPKASGMLVSPNEFIPLAEELGLIVEIGKQVLEMACIQMVTWQRTFPGHQLIPVSVNLSGKQFSQPDLVEEIEGVIGETGLSASHLKLEITETMLMENPESARLMLTRLREKNIKVLMDDFGTGYSSLSYLHRFPCDTLKIDGSFVSRITEEIEGKEIVRIIVMLAHNLGMNVIAECVETAEHLEVLRELNCDLAQGYYFARPLDAEAATELIRTNPTW encoded by the coding sequence GTGTCCGAATTGCGGGTGCTGGTCGTCGAAGACTCGGAAGACGATGCGTTATTGATGTTGTTGCAACTGAAGCGTGGCGGATATCAGGTCACCCATCGCAGGGTCGATACGCCCGATGCAATGCTGCAGGCATTGGCCGACCAGTGGGATCTGGTCATGTCTGATTACACCATGCCACGGTTCAGCTGTCCGGCTGCGCTGACCTTGTTCACAGAGGCTGGTCTGGACTGCCCGTTCATCGTGGTCACCGGTACCATTGGCGAAGAGTCTGCGGTGGCGCTGATGAAAATGGGGGTCAGCGATTTTGTCCTCAAGACCAATCTGCCTCGATTATCCAGTGTGGTGGAGCGTGAGCTGCGAGAGGCTGAGCTTCGGCGTGCAAAAAAACGGGCTGAAGAAGCGCTGCGGATCAGTGAAGAGCGCTACAAATTGGCCATGGCTGGCGCCAATGATGGCCTGTGGGACTGGAATGTAGTCGATGACTCCATGTATTTCTCGTCGCGGTGGAAACACATGCTCGGTTATGAAGACCCCGAAATCGGGGAGTCGGTCGATGAATGGCAGAGTCGATTGCACCCTGCCGAGCGGCAGTCGTTTCGCACCAAACTCATCAGCCATTTGAAAGGCCTGACACCACATTTCGAAATTGAACACCGCATGTTGCATAAGACATCTGGCTATCGCTGGATGTTGACCCGTGGCTTGGCTGTGCGAGATGAATATGGCCGCGCCTATCGGATGGCGGGCTCGCAGACGGATATCACCGAGCGGAAGCGGGCAGAGGAGCAATTGCTGCATGACGCATTCCACGACGGCTTGACCGGCCTGCCCAATCGAGCGCTATTCAGCGACCTGCTCGCCTTTTCATTAGAGCACCGCCAGCGTAATGACGCGTATCTGTCTGCCGTGCTGTTCCTGAACATGGAACGTTTCCGCTACGTGAATGACAGTTTTGGACATCGGATCGGTGACCAGTTCCTGATCGAGATCGCCTCCCGAATCCGCTCGGTATTGCGGCCTGGTGATGCAGCCGCAAGGTTTGGTGGGGATGAATTTGCAGTACTGATGGACGATGTGCGCGACCCGGCAGAGGCCACACGTTTTGCCGAAATATTGCAAAGCGTGTTGGGTCGGCCATTGGGCTTGGGCGGGCATGAGTTCTTCCCTGGTTGCAGTATCGGGGTGACGTTCAGCAGCGGAGGGTATATCAGCCCGGAGGATATGCTGCGTGATGCTGATACAGCTATGCATCGGGCCAGAAAGCGCGGCAAGAAGAAAATGGAGGTATTTGATGCCACCATGCATGACAGCGCCGTCACAACCTTGCAACTGGAGCATGAGTTGCGGCGTGCGGTCGAGCGGCGTGAATTCAAGGTGTTCTATCAGCCGATCGTTGACCTCAAGACAGGCCGGCTGGCCAGCTTCGAGGCATTGATCCGGTGGCCCAAGGCTTCCGGTATGCTGGTTTCGCCCAATGAATTCATTCCGCTGGCCGAAGAGCTGGGGCTGATTGTCGAAATCGGTAAGCAGGTGCTGGAAATGGCCTGCATCCAAATGGTGACTTGGCAGCGTACCTTCCCAGGTCATCAGCTGATTCCGGTCAGTGTCAATTTGTCCGGCAAGCAATTCAGCCAGCCGGATCTGGTGGAGGAGATTGAAGGGGTGATTGGGGAGACTGGTTTGTCTGCCTCTCACCTGAAGCTGGAAATCACCGAAACCATGCTGATGGAGAATCCTGAATCTGCCAGGCTGATGTTGACGCGGTTGCGTGAGAAGAACATCAAGGTGCTGATGGATGATTTTGGTACAGGTTATTCATCGCTGTCTTATCTGCACCGCTTCCCTTGCGATACCTTGAAGATAGATGGTTCCTTTGTCAGCAGGATCACAGAAGAGATCGAGGGCAAGGAAATTGTCCGGATCATCGTCATGTTGGCGCACAACCTGGGGATGAATGTCATTGCCGAATGCGTTGAAACGGCTGAGCACCTCGAAGTGTTGCGCGAGCTGAATTGTGATCTTGCCCAGGGCTATTACTTTGCCCGCCCGCTGGATGCCGAAGCCGCAACGGAGCTGATTCGCACCAATCCCACCTGGTAA
- a CDS encoding response regulator, with protein sequence MRNQVILLVEDNPDDEMLALRAFKKNNISNEIVVARDGVEALDYLFGTGAHADRTESVHPALILLDLKLPKLDGLGVLKALREDARTQLIPVVVLTTSKEEDDLLKCYSLGANSYIRKPVDFNQFIDAVRQVGLYWLVLNESLPVVGR encoded by the coding sequence ATGCGAAACCAAGTCATTTTGCTGGTCGAAGACAATCCAGACGATGAGATGCTGGCATTGCGCGCTTTCAAGAAGAACAATATCAGCAATGAGATCGTCGTGGCCCGCGATGGGGTGGAGGCGTTGGACTATCTGTTTGGTACAGGTGCTCATGCCGACCGTACCGAGTCGGTGCACCCAGCCTTGATTCTGCTGGATCTCAAATTGCCCAAGCTGGATGGCCTGGGTGTCCTCAAGGCATTGCGAGAAGATGCGCGTACCCAACTGATCCCGGTCGTGGTGTTGACCACCTCAAAAGAAGAGGATGACTTGTTGAAGTGCTATTCGTTGGGCGCCAACAGCTACATCCGTAAACCAGTTGATTTCAATCAATTCATTGATGCCGTTCGCCAGGTTGGCCTGTACTGGCTGGTATTGAACGAATCGTTGCCAGTTGTAGGGAGATAG
- the pepN gene encoding aminopeptidase N: MQNDAPQTIYLKDYTPPPFLIDRVDLKFDVYDDHTEVHSRMVLNRNDAHPHADAPLVLDGEELTLVQLKLDGEVLDASRYLIEGNTLTLAALPSSCILEVVTHIQPRLNTALSGLYESNHNLFTQCEAEGFRRITYFLDRPDVMARYTTTITADKQRFPVLLSNGNLVGHGNVDKQRHWVKWVDPFRKPSYLFALVAGKLVKLEDHFKTQSGKDVKLEIYVEPGNVDKCHHAMVSVKKSMKWDEEVYGLEYDLDSYMIVAVGDFNMGAMENKGLNIFNTKYVLAKPDTATDIDYAGIEAVIAHEYFHNWTGNRVTCRDWFQLSLKEGLTVFRDQMFSGDMGSHAVERIDQVRTLRTLQFPEDAGPMAHPVRPASYIEINNFYTVTVYEKGSEVVRMYHTLLGAAGFRKGMDLYFRRHDGQAVTTDDFLAAMADANETDLTQFKYWYSQAGTPIVKAIGTYDEQAHTYTLTLKQSCPATPDMQEKQPFLIPVAMGLLSPQGHELPLQLEGETQAAGTSRVLRFTESEQRFVFVNVPAKPVPSLFRGFSAPVKLDYEWHDDELTFLMAHDGDDFNRWEASQTLTLRLILRLVADHQAGRELAVPTSVIEAFRVTLLSETLDKSLIALALTLPAESYIGDQMAVVDPDAIHMVRDFVRTQLALALRDDWLKVFRANDVKGEYRFEQKAISQRALKNLCLTYLLQLDEHEMRELCVAQANSANNMTDTMGALSVLTHIACPQREPTLSAFYERWQGEALVVDKWLTLQASSTLPDTLSRVQQLLSHPAFTLKNPNKVRSLLGAFASNQVCFHDKSGAGYRFFADQVLALDKLNPQIAARMSGAFNRWKRFDGARQALMKAELTRMVETDGLSKDVYEIVSKALA; the protein is encoded by the coding sequence ATGCAAAACGATGCCCCACAAACGATCTACCTGAAGGATTACACGCCGCCGCCGTTTTTGATCGACCGGGTCGATCTGAAATTCGACGTATACGATGACCACACCGAAGTGCATTCGCGCATGGTGCTGAATCGCAATGACGCACACCCCCATGCTGATGCCCCGCTGGTGCTGGATGGTGAAGAGCTGACCCTGGTTCAGCTCAAGTTGGACGGCGAGGTATTGGATGCCTCGCGCTATCTGATCGAGGGAAACACGCTGACGCTGGCCGCTTTGCCATCCAGCTGTATTTTGGAGGTAGTGACTCATATTCAGCCACGACTGAATACCGCGTTGTCGGGGCTGTATGAATCCAATCACAATCTGTTCACCCAATGTGAGGCAGAGGGCTTCCGCCGTATCACCTATTTCCTTGACCGCCCAGATGTCATGGCGCGTTATACCACCACCATCACCGCAGACAAGCAACGTTTTCCAGTGTTGCTCTCCAATGGCAACCTGGTTGGACATGGCAATGTCGACAAACAGCGCCACTGGGTGAAATGGGTAGACCCTTTTCGCAAGCCCAGCTACCTGTTTGCGCTGGTTGCAGGCAAGCTGGTCAAATTGGAAGACCATTTCAAGACCCAGTCTGGCAAAGATGTCAAACTGGAAATCTATGTCGAGCCGGGCAATGTCGATAAATGTCACCATGCGATGGTGTCGGTGAAGAAATCCATGAAGTGGGATGAGGAGGTCTACGGCCTGGAATACGATCTTGATAGCTATATGATCGTTGCGGTCGGTGATTTCAATATGGGCGCCATGGAGAACAAGGGCCTCAACATCTTCAATACCAAGTACGTGCTGGCCAAGCCAGATACTGCGACTGACATCGATTACGCTGGTATCGAGGCAGTGATTGCCCATGAATATTTCCACAACTGGACGGGCAATCGTGTCACCTGCCGTGACTGGTTTCAACTGTCATTGAAAGAAGGCCTGACCGTCTTCCGTGATCAGATGTTCTCTGGTGACATGGGCAGCCATGCCGTGGAGCGTATCGACCAGGTCCGCACGTTGCGTACCCTGCAGTTTCCCGAGGACGCGGGCCCGATGGCCCACCCTGTGCGCCCAGCTTCCTATATCGAAATCAACAATTTCTACACGGTGACCGTGTATGAAAAAGGCTCTGAAGTGGTGCGCATGTACCATACCCTGCTGGGTGCTGCGGGATTCCGCAAGGGAATGGACCTGTACTTCCGCCGCCACGATGGCCAGGCGGTGACCACGGACGACTTCCTGGCCGCCATGGCAGATGCCAATGAGACCGACCTGACCCAATTCAAATATTGGTACAGCCAAGCCGGCACGCCGATCGTCAAAGCCATCGGCACCTATGATGAGCAGGCCCATACCTACACGTTGACTTTGAAGCAAAGCTGCCCGGCCACTCCGGACATGCAGGAAAAGCAGCCGTTCCTCATCCCCGTGGCCATGGGGTTGTTGAGCCCACAAGGCCACGAGCTGCCACTGCAGTTGGAAGGGGAGACCCAGGCTGCCGGCACCTCGCGTGTGTTGCGCTTTACCGAGTCAGAACAACGATTTGTGTTCGTCAATGTGCCCGCCAAACCTGTGCCGTCGCTGTTCCGTGGGTTCTCAGCGCCGGTGAAGCTCGATTACGAGTGGCATGATGATGAATTGACTTTCCTGATGGCGCATGACGGTGATGATTTCAACCGCTGGGAAGCCAGCCAGACACTGACATTGCGTTTGATCCTGCGCCTGGTGGCAGATCATCAGGCAGGGCGTGAGTTGGCCGTTCCGACCTCGGTCATCGAGGCGTTCCGCGTGACCCTGCTGAGTGAGACACTAGACAAATCATTGATCGCCCTGGCGTTGACCCTGCCCGCAGAAAGCTACATCGGCGACCAGATGGCGGTGGTCGATCCCGATGCCATCCACATGGTACGTGACTTCGTCCGCACTCAACTGGCCTTGGCTTTGCGCGATGACTGGCTGAAGGTGTTCCGCGCCAACGATGTGAAAGGCGAGTATCGTTTCGAGCAGAAGGCAATCAGCCAACGTGCGCTGAAAAACCTCTGCCTGACCTACTTGCTGCAACTTGATGAGCACGAGATGCGCGAACTGTGCGTGGCCCAGGCCAATTCCGCCAATAACATGACCGATACCATGGGCGCGTTGTCGGTATTGACGCATATCGCCTGCCCACAGCGTGAGCCGACGCTATCGGCCTTCTATGAGCGCTGGCAAGGCGAGGCGCTGGTGGTGGATAAATGGTTGACCTTGCAGGCATCGTCCACCCTGCCCGACACCTTGTCCCGCGTGCAGCAGTTGTTGAGCCATCCGGCGTTCACGCTCAAGAATCCGAACAAGGTGCGCTCACTGCTGGGTGCATTTGCCTCGAACCAAGTTTGTTTCCACGACAAGTCAGGGGCGGGTTATCGCTTCTTCGCTGATCAGGTGCTGGCGTTGGACAAGCTGAATCCGCAAATCGCAGCGCGGATGTCAGGGGCGTTCAATCGTTGGAAGCGCTTTGATGGTGCACGTCAGGCGCTGATGAAAGCGGAACTCACCCGCATGGTCGAGACGGATGGTTTGTCGAAAGACGTCTACGAAATCGTCAGCAAGGCTCTTGCCTGA